In one Scyliorhinus canicula chromosome 3, sScyCan1.1, whole genome shotgun sequence genomic region, the following are encoded:
- the LOC119963441 gene encoding cytokine-like protein 1: protein MGLSRKILLFSTLLVIADSAPPTCYSAVVRLSKGITESLGRLETFSITKRCLANLPKLYINVHNACVTIKLRDHLYALENLITPQCRELKRIEFLKVRVKRLFNMINRLCYRDLVFFIDDCAALERPPPPPEPQDELLD, encoded by the exons ATGGGTTTGTCCAGGAAAATCCTTCTCTTTTCCACACTCCTTGTAATTGCCGATTCTGCCCCTCCGACCTGCTACTCTGCTGTTGTGAGATTGAGTAAAGGGATTACGGAGTCTCTGGGCAGATTAGAGACCTTTTCCATCACG AAACGGTGCCTCGCTAACCTGCCGAAGCTCTACATTAACGTGCAT AACGCCTGTGTGACCATCAAACTTCGTGACCACCTCTACGCTTTGGAAAACCTCATCACCCCCCAGTGCAGAGAGCTCAAAAGAATTGAGTTCCTCAAAGTGCGAGTCAAGCGCTTGTTCAACATGATCAACCGACTCTGCTACAGG GACCTGGTGTTCTTCATTGACGATTGCGCAGCGCTGGAACGCCCTCCTCCTCCGCCCGAGCCGCAAGACGAGCTCCTGGACTGA